A DNA window from Methanobacterium sp. contains the following coding sequences:
- a CDS encoding methanogen output domain 1-containing protein: MSSVKILVVEDESIVAMDIKHRLESLDYEVSEIASSGEDAVEKARKTHPDLILMDIVLKGEMDGIDAAQIIKDCFDIPVVYLTAYSDDKTLKRAKITGPFGYIIKPFEDQELHSAIEVALYKHMMESKLKENEKWLYTTLESIGDAVITADKKGNITFMNPVAQQITGWGLEESLGKPLKNIFKIIDEESRTPIEIDNLLQENNPSYQLDHTTLITKEGLTIPINDTYSPIKDDKGNVNGAVLVFQDIRERKKAEKEREQLLKESARSELFSFLLSAVPVFASNIPPQIRNNIARSFGDRFEKNMKPKFEEYLANFSNEDLDDGTVFKYYTDWISEFLSNLGIETEILSKNKANYLRFLNCPWDVDTEKSPMFCLICRVIVIRSFTWTSIKGNVEQISCMADGSNKCGFEFVYHKS; encoded by the coding sequence ATGTCATCAGTTAAAATACTCGTAGTTGAGGATGAAAGTATTGTGGCAATGGATATTAAACACAGACTGGAAAGCCTTGATTACGAAGTGTCAGAAATAGCATCCTCTGGAGAAGATGCAGTAGAAAAAGCTCGTAAAACTCATCCAGACTTGATATTAATGGATATAGTTTTAAAAGGAGAAATGGATGGTATCGATGCTGCTCAAATAATTAAAGATTGCTTTGATATTCCTGTTGTATATTTAACTGCTTATTCTGATGATAAAACATTAAAGCGTGCTAAAATTACCGGTCCATTTGGATACATAATCAAGCCTTTTGAAGATCAGGAATTACACAGCGCAATTGAAGTAGCTTTGTATAAACATATGATGGAAAGTAAATTGAAAGAAAATGAAAAATGGTTATATACAACCCTTGAAAGTATCGGAGATGCTGTGATTACTGCCGATAAAAAGGGAAACATTACATTTATGAATCCAGTTGCCCAGCAAATTACCGGATGGGGCCTGGAAGAATCTTTAGGGAAACCTTTAAAGAACATTTTTAAAATAATTGATGAAGAATCCAGAACTCCAATTGAAATCGATAATTTACTTCAGGAAAATAATCCTTCTTATCAATTGGATCATACTACACTGATAACGAAAGAAGGTTTGACAATACCGATTAATGATACATATTCTCCTATTAAAGACGATAAAGGTAATGTTAATGGTGCTGTACTCGTTTTTCAGGATATACGTGAACGTAAAAAAGCAGAAAAAGAAAGAGAACAACTTTTAAAAGAAAGTGCCAGAAGTGAACTTTTCAGTTTTCTTTTAAGTGCCGTACCAGTATTTGCATCAAATATACCGCCACAAATACGGAATAATATTGCAAGAAGCTTTGGAGATCGCTTTGAAAAAAATATGAAACCAAAATTTGAGGAATATCTCGCAAATTTCTCTAACGAAGACCTCGATGATGGTACCGTATTTAAATATTATACGGATTGGATATCAGAATTTTTATCAAATCTGGGTATTGAAACAGAGATATTATCAAAGAACAAAGCGAACTATCTTAGATTTTTAAATTGTCCATGGGATGTGGACACTGAAAAAAGTCCCATGTTCTGTCTTATCTGCAGAGTGATAGTTATACGCAGTTTTACATGGACATCTATTAAAGGCAACGTGGAACAGATATCATGTATGGCTGATGGATCAAATAAATGTGGATTTGAATTTGTTTATCATAAAAGTTAA
- the uvrC gene encoding excinuclease ABC subunit UvrC, giving the protein MSNRCSDPKNLPNKPGVYIMRNIEDVVLYVGKAKSLIKRVKSYFSKSEQPLKTKLLMSHFHSLEYIITDTEKEALILESNLIKKYKPKYNIRLKDDKRYPYIKITNEDYPRVLITRNVRDDGAYYYGPFTDTGSVRGIVKSLKALFKIRTCRKMDGPCLNYQIHLCSAPCSGKITKKSYNEIVEKINLFFEGKYNQIIEMLNEMMIEAAENYEFEKAAVLRDQIQSVDNILEKQKIEFDRGLEQDVIACSYDEKIASVVVFSIREGKIIGKDDFLMSGTEGTLPNKILSAFLKQFYMSPRHVPSEIIIQYKPDEKELIQEWLSENRGDEVILRTPDNKSETRLVQMVAKNAEIIKNHEREVRGALVDLKKYLNIPRIPRRIEAFDISNISGKHPVGSMVVFVDGIPKKSKYRRFNVKIEGPDDYAMMREVLTRRYSKISPDEESKKPDLILVDGGKGQLNVALDVLNSLHLKDIPVIGLAKEFEHIFIPKVSSPVILPSNSEALYLLQRIRDEAHRFAVKHHKKLRSKEIKRSILDEIKGIGEKRKVSLLKYFGDLENIKKADIDELASVKGINRDLAVKIYEYLHK; this is encoded by the coding sequence ATGTCAAATCGTTGCAGTGATCCCAAAAATTTACCTAATAAACCCGGCGTTTACATAATGAGGAATATTGAAGACGTTGTTTTGTATGTTGGAAAAGCCAAATCATTAATTAAAAGAGTAAAATCATATTTTTCAAAATCTGAACAACCTCTAAAAACAAAGCTATTAATGAGCCACTTTCACAGTTTAGAATATATTATAACTGATACAGAAAAAGAAGCCCTTATTTTAGAGTCAAATCTTATAAAAAAATATAAACCAAAATACAATATCCGATTAAAGGATGATAAGAGATATCCATATATTAAAATCACCAATGAAGATTATCCTCGAGTTTTAATTACAAGAAACGTTAGAGATGACGGAGCTTATTATTATGGTCCATTTACAGATACTGGATCTGTTAGGGGAATAGTTAAGTCGTTAAAAGCATTATTTAAAATAAGAACATGTCGAAAAATGGACGGACCATGCCTTAATTACCAGATTCACCTTTGCAGTGCCCCATGCAGTGGTAAAATCACAAAAAAATCGTATAATGAAATTGTAGAGAAGATAAATTTATTTTTTGAAGGGAAATACAATCAAATTATTGAAATGTTAAATGAAATGATGATTGAAGCTGCAGAAAATTATGAATTTGAAAAAGCTGCTGTTTTAAGGGACCAGATTCAATCAGTAGATAATATACTTGAAAAACAAAAGATAGAATTTGATAGAGGCCTTGAACAGGATGTAATAGCATGTTCTTATGATGAAAAAATTGCCAGCGTAGTTGTATTTTCAATAAGAGAAGGAAAAATTATAGGAAAAGACGATTTCCTTATGAGTGGAACAGAAGGAACACTTCCCAACAAAATACTATCTGCATTCTTAAAACAATTTTATATGAGCCCAAGACATGTTCCCTCAGAAATTATTATTCAGTATAAACCTGATGAAAAAGAATTAATACAAGAGTGGTTATCTGAAAATAGAGGGGACGAGGTAATATTAAGAACTCCTGATAATAAATCAGAAACTCGTTTAGTGCAGATGGTGGCTAAAAATGCTGAAATCATTAAAAACCATGAAAGAGAAGTCAGAGGAGCTTTAGTTGATCTTAAAAAATATCTTAATATTCCAAGGATTCCAAGACGAATTGAAGCATTTGACATATCTAACATAAGCGGTAAGCACCCTGTTGGATCCATGGTCGTATTTGTAGATGGTATTCCTAAAAAAAGTAAATATAGAAGATTTAATGTTAAAATAGAAGGACCTGACGACTATGCAATGATGAGAGAAGTTTTAACACGTAGATACAGTAAAATATCTCCAGATGAAGAATCAAAAAAACCAGATTTAATTCTTGTAGACGGAGGTAAGGGCCAGCTTAATGTGGCTTTAGACGTATTAAATTCGCTTCATTTAAAAGATATTCCAGTTATTGGGCTGGCTAAGGAGTTTGAACATATTTTTATCCCAAAAGTATCCAGTCCAGTTATTTTACCATCAAATTCTGAAGCTTTATATCTTCTACAGAGAATAAGGGATGAAGCCCATCGATTTGCAGTTAAACATCACAAAAAACTTAGATCTAAAGAAATAAAACGATCTATACTGGATGAAATTAAGGGAATAGGTGAAAAACGTAAAGTCAGCTTACTAAAGTATTTTGGAGACCTTGAAAATATAAAAAAAGCTGATATTGACGAACTGGCAAGTGTAAAGGGAATTAACAGGGATCTTGCAGTTAAAATCTATGAATATCTACATAAATAA
- a CDS encoding DUF169 domain-containing protein — protein sequence MVKISKINIKEIGGSIARAGMLDTNPLCIYGTEEIPDEAVPMCSIAQCVAKAIFVAASDEKTPALYIGKDTLKGCCPGAMSWLGFIKPMEHIKYFVSTGHKKFRGGEAEYLKASPEIFEKWRESIGEITTPGKYLVIRKCLDAEDDIDIKSIVCFGKGEQIRNLSSLIHFRTTNPFNVISMPMGPACATFVTYPAGMGKKVPKGISFIGPVDPTGNIWFPPEYMAIGIPIDIAVKMHEDLKDSFAVKRPEVAYPKTRDNILH from the coding sequence GTGGTAAAAATTTCAAAAATCAATATCAAAGAAATCGGTGGAAGCATTGCTCGGGCCGGTATGCTGGATACAAATCCTTTATGTATATATGGCACTGAAGAAATACCTGATGAAGCAGTTCCTATGTGTTCTATAGCCCAATGCGTTGCTAAAGCCATATTTGTTGCTGCATCCGATGAAAAAACACCAGCACTATATATAGGAAAAGATACGCTTAAAGGGTGCTGTCCTGGTGCAATGAGCTGGCTGGGATTTATTAAACCAATGGAGCACATAAAATATTTTGTATCAACTGGCCATAAGAAATTTAGAGGCGGTGAAGCCGAATATCTGAAAGCAAGCCCGGAAATTTTTGAAAAATGGCGAGAATCCATAGGTGAAATAACAACACCAGGAAAATATCTTGTTATAAGAAAATGTTTGGATGCAGAAGATGATATTGATATTAAATCAATAGTCTGTTTCGGTAAAGGTGAACAGATAAGAAATTTAAGCAGTCTTATACATTTTAGAACCACCAATCCATTTAATGTTATCAGTATGCCCATGGGTCCTGCATGTGCCACGTTTGTAACATATCCTGCAGGAATGGGTAAAAAAGTTCCAAAAGGAATATCTTTTATAGGTCCTGTTGATCCAACTGGTAATATATGGTTTCCTCCAGAATACATGGCAATAGGTATCCCTATAGATATAGCTGTAAAAATGCACGAAGATTTAAAGGATTCATTTGCTGTTAAAAGACCTGAAGTCGCATATCCAAAGACAAGAGATAATATCCTTCATTAA
- the uvrB gene encoding excinuclease ABC subunit UvrB, translating into MNKFKLVSNYKPLGDQPKAINSIVNGINKGLNHQTLLGVTGSGKTFTMANVIKEVQKPTLVISHNKTLAAQLYEEFKEFFPENAVEYFVSYYDYYQPEAYIPHTDTYIDKEASINDEIDQMRHSATQSLLSRDDVIVVSSVSCIYGIGSPEDYGDHLLHMRIGETHEREEILSKLVHIQYERNDIDFTRGKFRARGDVIEIFPVHGSFPIRVELFGDEVDGLSYIDPLKGDIIKKIDRITIFPAKHFVISESKMQKAIRAIEAELEDRLLILHSQNKLLEAQRLEQRTRFDIEMLEEMGYCPGVENYSLHLSGRKWGSMPHTLIKYFPDDFLTIIDESHVTVPQIGGMYAGDRARKDSLVDYGFRLPSARENRPLNFDEFESLMNQVVYVSATPAKYELEKSQNIVEQIIRPTGLVDPEVIIKPVKGQVDHLLGEVQKRIKQNQRILVTTLTKKMAEDLTDYYAKIGIKVRYLHSEIGTLERIEIIDDLRRGEFDCLVGVNLLREGLDLPEVSLIGILDADKEGFLRSETSLIQTIGRAARNIDGQVIIYADEITKSVKSAVEITNKRRKMQIEYNKKHNITPKSVVRSIKEKEKRDKIELIDHIENMPKDEIRLLIKDLEHEMKLAAAKLNFEKAAKIRDKITALEGVSN; encoded by the coding sequence ATGAATAAATTTAAACTTGTATCCAATTATAAACCATTAGGAGATCAGCCCAAAGCTATAAATTCTATTGTTAATGGAATTAATAAGGGTTTGAATCATCAGACACTCCTTGGAGTAACAGGATCAGGAAAAACATTTACCATGGCTAATGTAATTAAAGAGGTTCAAAAGCCAACATTAGTTATATCTCACAATAAAACACTTGCTGCACAGCTTTATGAAGAATTCAAAGAATTCTTCCCTGAAAATGCTGTTGAATATTTTGTCAGTTACTATGATTATTATCAGCCAGAGGCATATATTCCACATACAGATACCTATATAGACAAGGAAGCAAGCATAAACGACGAAATTGACCAGATGAGGCATTCAGCAACTCAATCTTTGCTTTCAAGAGATGATGTAATAGTTGTTTCAAGTGTTTCATGTATATATGGTATTGGATCACCTGAAGATTACGGAGATCATCTTCTTCACATGAGAATTGGGGAAACACATGAAAGAGAGGAAATATTATCAAAATTAGTCCATATTCAATACGAAAGAAATGATATAGACTTTACAAGAGGTAAATTTAGAGCAAGGGGAGATGTAATAGAAATATTTCCAGTTCACGGTTCATTCCCCATAAGAGTTGAACTTTTCGGCGATGAAGTTGACGGATTATCCTACATAGACCCCTTAAAAGGAGATATAATAAAAAAAATTGATAGAATTACCATATTTCCGGCAAAACACTTTGTAATCTCTGAAAGTAAAATGCAAAAAGCTATTAGAGCTATTGAAGCAGAATTAGAAGATAGGTTACTTATTTTACATTCGCAGAATAAACTACTTGAAGCCCAGCGTCTTGAACAGAGAACAAGGTTTGATATTGAAATGCTTGAAGAGATGGGTTATTGTCCTGGGGTAGAGAACTATTCACTTCATTTAAGTGGTAGAAAATGGGGAAGCATGCCTCATACTCTTATAAAATACTTTCCAGATGATTTTTTAACTATAATTGATGAATCACACGTTACTGTTCCTCAAATTGGGGGAATGTATGCTGGTGATCGCGCACGTAAAGATTCTCTTGTAGATTACGGATTCAGACTTCCTTCAGCCCGTGAAAACAGGCCATTGAACTTCGATGAATTTGAGAGTCTTATGAATCAGGTAGTATATGTTTCTGCAACACCTGCTAAATATGAACTTGAAAAAAGTCAGAATATTGTAGAACAGATCATAAGACCCACTGGACTTGTTGACCCTGAAGTAATAATCAAACCGGTTAAAGGACAGGTAGATCATCTTTTAGGGGAAGTTCAAAAGAGAATTAAACAGAATCAGAGAATACTGGTAACTACACTTACAAAAAAGATGGCTGAAGACCTCACAGATTACTATGCAAAAATCGGGATTAAAGTAAGATATCTGCACTCAGAAATAGGTACCCTTGAACGTATTGAGATAATTGATGACCTTAGAAGAGGCGAATTCGATTGCCTTGTCGGAGTAAACCTTTTAAGGGAAGGATTGGACCTTCCAGAAGTTTCTCTTATAGGAATTCTTGATGCGGATAAGGAAGGTTTCCTTCGATCTGAAACATCCCTTATTCAGACAATTGGACGTGCAGCAAGGAATATAGATGGACAAGTCATCATATATGCTGATGAAATAACAAAATCAGTAAAATCTGCTGTTGAAATAACAAATAAAAGAAGGAAGATGCAGATTGAATATAATAAAAAACATAATATAACTCCTAAATCTGTTGTTAGATCTATAAAGGAAAAAGAGAAAAGGGATAAAATTGAATTAATTGATCACATTGAAAATATGCCTAAAGATGAAATACGTTTATTAATTAAAGATCTGGAACATGAAATGAAATTAGCTGCAGCTAAACTTAATTTTGAAAAAGCAGCGAAGATTAGAGATAAAATAACTGCTTTAGAAGGGGTTTCAAACTAA
- the uvrA gene encoding excinuclease ABC subunit UvrA, protein MNTKKDNIVIKGAREHNLKNLDITIPRDKFVVITGISGSGKSSLAFDTIYAEGQRRYVESLSAYARQFLGQMKKPEVDYIEGLSPAISIDQKTTKTNPRSTVGTVTEIYDYLRLLYARIGLPHCYKCGKPISQQTSGQIVDSIYKEEEGTKIQILAPVVKDRKGEHHKIFEDLKKKGFVRVRVDGEVINLDEEIELDKNRKHTVDVVVDRLVIRYDVDFKRRLADSVETALELGEGLIVALLEKNGQKNEKIFSEHFACPDCDINFEEISPRSFSFNSPHGACPECNGLGSKMEMDTDLVVPDKALSLNEGAILPWSKSKKRDNYYYQMLKAIADHYGFSMDIPFQDLPKKYQNIILYGSSERIEFTFRRRNRLHHVKRKFEGVIKRMERLFMDTKSNYMRGYIGQFMSDRKCPACNGSRLRPESRSVTVGDKSIAEIVAMPIKESKKFFEELELTAMEHFIAKEVLKEINERLSFLADVGLDYITMDRSSGTLSGGEAQRIRLATQIGSGLVGVLYILDEPSIGLHQRDNKRLIETLKRLRDIGNTLIIVEHDEETILSADHVIDIGPGAGEHGGRVTAEGTPMEIMDNPESITGRYLSKNETIEIPKERNSPNGKFITVKGARQNNLKNIDVNIPLGVFTCVTGVSGSGKSTLINDVLYKGLYGEFNRKHVNAGKHDEILGTSNIDKVIIIDQSPIGRTPRSNPATYTGVFTYIREIFSQSLAAKKRGYKPGRFSFNVKGGRCEACNGDGIIKIEMHFLADVYVPCEVCRGKRYNKETLDIRYKGKNIADVLDMTVEEALYFFRNVPRIHKKLKTLDDVGLGYIKLGQPATTLSGGEAQRVKLSKELSRQSTGRTLYILDEPTTGLHFADIKKLLHVLGRLTDSGNTVLVIEHNLDVIKTADYILDLGPEGGDDGGLIVAAGTPEEVALSDTHTGRFLKEVLDGKSTFSSLEIGQNAVSQELSTNNK, encoded by the coding sequence ATGAATACTAAAAAGGATAACATTGTCATTAAGGGTGCGAGAGAGCACAATCTAAAGAATCTAGATATTACAATACCAAGGGATAAATTTGTGGTAATTACCGGAATCAGCGGTTCAGGTAAATCTTCACTGGCTTTTGACACAATATACGCTGAAGGGCAGCGAAGGTATGTAGAATCCCTTTCAGCCTATGCAAGACAGTTTTTAGGTCAAATGAAAAAGCCAGAAGTGGATTATATTGAAGGACTCTCACCTGCAATCTCCATTGACCAGAAAACCACAAAGACAAATCCGAGATCAACTGTGGGGACAGTGACGGAGATTTATGATTATCTAAGGCTTCTGTATGCAAGAATAGGTTTACCTCACTGCTATAAATGTGGAAAACCAATATCACAGCAAACATCTGGACAGATTGTTGATAGCATTTACAAAGAGGAAGAAGGCACTAAAATACAGATTCTTGCACCAGTAGTTAAAGATCGAAAGGGTGAACATCATAAAATATTTGAAGACCTTAAAAAGAAAGGTTTTGTGAGAGTCAGGGTAGATGGCGAAGTAATTAATCTGGATGAAGAAATAGAACTTGACAAAAATAGAAAACACACCGTAGATGTGGTTGTAGATAGGCTTGTTATTAGATATGATGTTGATTTTAAAAGGAGACTTGCAGATTCAGTAGAAACCGCTCTTGAGCTGGGGGAAGGATTAATTGTAGCACTTTTAGAAAAAAATGGGCAAAAAAACGAAAAAATATTCAGTGAGCACTTTGCGTGTCCAGATTGTGATATAAACTTTGAAGAGATCAGTCCCCGATCATTTTCATTCAACAGTCCACACGGGGCATGTCCAGAATGTAACGGGCTTGGAAGTAAGATGGAAATGGATACAGACCTGGTGGTGCCTGATAAAGCACTTTCATTAAATGAAGGTGCAATATTACCATGGAGTAAATCTAAAAAGAGGGATAACTATTACTATCAGATGCTCAAAGCCATTGCAGATCATTACGGGTTTAGTATGGACATTCCATTTCAGGATCTCCCCAAAAAATACCAGAATATAATTCTCTATGGATCATCTGAAAGAATTGAATTCACATTTCGGCGAAGAAACAGGCTGCACCATGTAAAAAGGAAATTTGAAGGTGTTATAAAAAGAATGGAACGCCTGTTCATGGATACTAAATCAAATTATATGAGGGGTTATATTGGGCAGTTCATGAGTGATAGAAAATGTCCTGCCTGTAATGGTTCACGATTACGTCCTGAAAGCAGATCAGTAACTGTAGGAGATAAATCCATAGCTGAAATTGTTGCCATGCCCATTAAAGAGTCAAAAAAATTCTTTGAAGAACTTGAACTAACTGCAATGGAGCATTTCATTGCAAAGGAGGTATTAAAAGAGATAAATGAGCGATTAAGCTTCTTAGCTGATGTGGGATTGGACTATATCACCATGGACAGGTCATCAGGTACTCTTTCTGGTGGTGAGGCTCAGAGAATTAGACTTGCAACCCAAATTGGTTCAGGACTTGTTGGTGTTCTATATATACTTGATGAACCCAGTATCGGGCTTCATCAGAGGGATAACAAGAGATTAATAGAAACCCTTAAAAGATTGAGGGATATTGGAAACACATTAATTATCGTTGAACACGATGAAGAAACCATATTATCTGCGGATCATGTTATAGATATTGGTCCTGGTGCTGGAGAACATGGAGGAAGAGTTACAGCAGAAGGAACACCAATGGAAATAATGGATAATCCGGAATCAATTACAGGTAGATATCTATCAAAAAATGAAACTATAGAAATTCCAAAGGAGCGAAATAGTCCCAACGGTAAATTCATCACAGTTAAAGGCGCAAGACAAAATAATCTTAAAAACATTGATGTTAATATACCTTTAGGAGTATTTACATGCGTTACAGGTGTCTCAGGTTCTGGTAAAAGCACTCTTATAAATGATGTCCTTTATAAGGGTCTCTACGGTGAATTTAACAGAAAACATGTCAATGCCGGAAAACATGATGAGATTTTAGGCACTTCAAATATCGATAAAGTGATCATTATCGATCAATCCCCAATAGGGCGGACACCACGTTCCAATCCAGCTACATATACTGGTGTGTTTACATATATCAGAGAAATTTTCTCCCAATCACTTGCAGCTAAAAAAAGAGGTTATAAGCCTGGAAGATTTAGTTTTAACGTTAAGGGCGGACGCTGTGAAGCTTGTAACGGTGATGGTATAATTAAGATTGAAATGCACTTTTTAGCAGATGTCTATGTTCCATGTGAAGTATGCAGAGGTAAAAGATACAACAAGGAGACCCTGGATATCAGATATAAAGGTAAAAACATTGCTGATGTTCTGGATATGACTGTTGAAGAAGCGCTTTACTTCTTTAGAAACGTTCCACGTATTCATAAAAAGCTTAAAACCCTTGATGATGTTGGTCTTGGATACATAAAACTTGGACAGCCAGCAACAACTCTTTCAGGAGGGGAGGCACAACGTGTTAAGCTTTCAAAGGAGCTTAGCCGTCAGAGTACTGGAAGAACACTATATATTCTGGATGAACCTACTACTGGCCTGCATTTTGCAGATATTAAAAAGTTACTCCATGTTCTTGGAAGATTAACTGATTCTGGAAACACTGTTTTAGTTATAGAACATAATCTGGATGTTATTAAGACTGCTGATTACATATTAGACCTTGGACCTGAAGGTGGAGATGATGGAGGCCTCATTGTCGCTGCGGGTACGCCAGAAGAAGTTGCATTAAGTGATACCCACACGGGAAGATTTTTAAAAGAAGTTTTAGATGGAAAATCCACATTTTCTTCTTTAGAAATTGGTCAAAATGCTGTTTCACAGGAACTATCCACAAACAACAAATAA
- a CDS encoding DUF362 domain-containing protein: MANKSRKVFLIKTENRDYGINELMGQFNLDEFDGDKVAIKANFNSADPFPASTHIDTVRAIVNKLKEMHVDEIVLAERSGMGNTQDVLEKMGVFKLSEDLGFKAVALDKEDKGEWVKIERDGMHWLKGFYIAKLFLETKRIIQTCCLKTHRFGGHFTLSLKNSVGLIAKRLPGGLYNYMAELHMSPYQRQMIAEINNHYHVDLVIMDAIKAFINKGPEQGKLAEPNLLLASSDRVALDAVGIAILRNYGVETDIAKGKIFELDQIKRASELGFGAQSAHEIELIPLNDEAESDLENIKEIFKNE; this comes from the coding sequence ATGGCTAATAAATCCAGGAAAGTATTTTTAATTAAGACAGAGAATAGGGATTATGGAATAAATGAATTAATGGGACAATTTAATTTAGATGAATTTGATGGAGATAAAGTTGCAATAAAAGCAAATTTTAATAGTGCAGACCCATTTCCTGCATCAACCCATATTGATACCGTGCGTGCAATAGTAAATAAGCTTAAAGAAATGCATGTGGATGAAATAGTGCTGGCTGAGCGAAGTGGTATGGGAAATACTCAAGATGTGCTGGAAAAAATGGGAGTATTCAAACTATCGGAGGATTTAGGTTTTAAAGCTGTGGCACTTGATAAAGAGGATAAAGGAGAATGGGTCAAGATTGAAAGAGATGGAATGCATTGGCTTAAAGGATTTTACATTGCAAAGCTATTCCTTGAGACAAAGAGAATAATTCAGACATGCTGTCTTAAAACACATAGATTTGGAGGTCATTTCACATTATCACTTAAAAATTCTGTGGGATTAATCGCAAAAAGACTTCCTGGAGGATTATATAATTACATGGCTGAACTGCACATGTCCCCATATCAAAGGCAGATGATAGCTGAAATTAACAACCATTACCATGTTGATTTAGTGATAATGGACGCGATAAAGGCATTTATAAACAAGGGGCCTGAACAGGGAAAACTTGCAGAACCAAATCTGCTTCTTGCAAGCAGTGACAGAGTGGCTTTAGATGCAGTAGGTATTGCAATTTTAAGAAATTACGGGGTTGAAACAGATATAGCAAAGGGAAAAATATTTGAGCTTGATCAGATCAAAAGAGCCTCTGAGCTAGGATTTGGAGCCCAATCAGCCCATGAAATAGAATTAATTCCCCTTAATGACGAAGCTGAATCAGATTTAGAGAATATAAAGGAAATCTTTAAAAATGAATAA
- a CDS encoding PrsW family glutamic-type intramembrane protease encodes MPKLHEHKVKVKKDIVVIEPHRPKITEKVFFLISGIIVSVPMTLLFGTLTSNFLGNISVIFANILSIIIFTPFIEEFAKAFPLFYRHGETQRSIFILGFLVGLGFGISEFFLYIFVFDVPFPLRLPGILFHASSTSIVAYGIAKKNPLAFYLVAVGLHFLNNFSAIFELGSLGIIVANLGAYYLSWRFYNETSERFIDENLNEFI; translated from the coding sequence ATGCCTAAACTTCATGAACATAAAGTAAAGGTTAAAAAAGATATTGTAGTTATTGAGCCCCACAGACCTAAAATAACAGAAAAAGTTTTCTTTCTTATTTCGGGGATAATAGTAAGTGTACCCATGACACTTCTCTTTGGAACACTTACAAGCAATTTTTTAGGTAATATATCAGTTATTTTTGCAAATATTCTTTCAATTATCATTTTTACACCATTTATTGAAGAATTTGCCAAAGCATTTCCGCTTTTTTACAGACATGGGGAAACTCAAAGGTCAATTTTTATTTTAGGGTTTCTTGTGGGTCTTGGGTTTGGAATATCTGAATTTTTCCTTTATATTTTTGTTTTTGATGTGCCTTTTCCATTAAGACTGCCTGGAATTTTATTCCATGCATCAAGTACTTCAATAGTTGCTTATGGTATTGCTAAAAAGAACCCTTTAGCGTTTTATTTAGTTGCAGTAGGTTTACACTTTTTAAATAATTTTTCAGCTATTTTTGAGCTTGGATCTCTGGGTATTATCGTTGCAAATTTAGGAGCTTATTATTTATCCTGGCGTTTTTATAATGAGACTTCAGAAAGGTTTATTGATGAAAATTTGAATGAATTTATTTAA
- a CDS encoding TRAM domain-containing protein yields the protein MFKNSYGRDNYSNRGNSAPLNEGEEYDVKIEDVGRDGDGIARIEGFVVFVSGAKLGDEVKIRVTSTRRNFAFAEIAQ from the coding sequence TTGTTTAAAAATAGTTACGGAAGAGATAATTACTCAAATAGAGGAAATTCTGCTCCTTTAAACGAAGGAGAAGAATACGATGTTAAAATTGAAGATGTTGGAAGAGATGGCGACGGAATCGCAAGAATAGAAGGCTTTGTAGTTTTTGTATCTGGAGCAAAATTAGGCGATGAAGTTAAAATTAGAGTCACTTCCACAAGAAGAAACTTCGCATTTGCTGAAATAGCACAATAA
- a CDS encoding tautomerase family protein: MPVITIEGPKMSKEQKAQLVKEFSETASKIMGLPVEAMVTIIREVESENVGTGNILLCDRR, encoded by the coding sequence ATGCCTGTAATTACAATAGAAGGGCCAAAAATGAGTAAAGAGCAAAAAGCTCAACTTGTAAAAGAATTTTCTGAAACTGCAAGTAAAATAATGGGACTTCCAGTTGAAGCAATGGTTACAATAATTCGTGAAGTTGAATCAGAAAATGTAGGAACTGGAAACATCCTCTTATGTGATAGAAGATAA